From the genome of Cherax quadricarinatus isolate ZL_2023a chromosome 54, ASM3850222v1, whole genome shotgun sequence, one region includes:
- the LOC128699096 gene encoding uncharacterized protein produces MVWRPLEATFTQDPDFIYWVPPLYHTDFFRLEHSAAMGSHRMSLQMASCASQSSSAQGSQSTTDPDSKQDILFYEQEITPEKQRNGLSSSTAHSSKGSQSLYEPYNSVRDGVTSVDNCVTYALYEDRLLHNIRLRSSSSSTPKNQKTAQAHLNKMACSRQTERTTSRDKTEVLHGSAALNLPSFHSSIMARRGEWMTLQRGHTGYMNDLNPGNLTQIVGGEMSNKRIYLVSVLLLLLLGIVLTAVIVFTCKQKVHL; encoded by the exons ATGGTATGGCGCCCGCTGGAAGCGACCTTCACCCAGGATCCTGACTTCATCTACTGGGTTCCTCCGCTCTATCATACAGATTTCTTCAG ATTAGAGCATTCTGCTGCTATGGGTTCACATCGTATGTCACTGCAGATGGCCTCCTGTGCTTCTCAGTCTTCCTCAGCACAAGGCTCTCAGAGTACTACTGATCCAGATTCCAAACAGGATATCCTCTTTTACGAGCAGGAAATCACGCCTGAAAAACAAAGAAATGGATTAAGTAGTTCAACTGCACACTCCTCAAAAGGTTCTCAAAGTTTGTATGAGCCTTATAACTCGGTAAGGGATGGTGTTACTTCAGTTGATAATTGTGTAACTTATGCTCTATATGAGGACAGACTGCTGCACAATATTCGTCTAAGGTCTAGTAGTTCTTCTACTCCAAAGAACCAGAAGACTGCTCAGGCACACCTGAACAAAATGGCCtgcagcagacagacagagagaaccaCTTCCAGGGATAAAACAGAGGTTCTCCATGGTTCTGCTGCCCTCAACCTGCCTTCATTTCACTCGTCAATAATGGCTAG GAGAGGCGAGTGGATGACCTTGCAGCGAGGTCACACGGGTTACATGAATGACCTCAACCCCGGTAACCTGACCCAGATCGTTGGCGGTGAAATGTCAAATAAACGAATCTATCTGGTATCTgttttgctgcttctgctgcttggGATTGTGCTTACAGCAG TGATAGTCTTCACCTGCAAACAGAAAGTGCATCTTTGA